From a region of the Daphnia magna isolate NIES linkage group LG1, ASM2063170v1.1, whole genome shotgun sequence genome:
- the LOC116917084 gene encoding PR domain zinc finger protein 5 isoform X2: MGMPYQSSVFPRFEAMDRIIHDLANSSAHLNYTRFLDLIADHERNPNQHPHSNWNGHQPSEPSAVGYELSAPKPGPSVVFPTSVTAADTLHAARSLALHDTPSRNETSFKTLCFTELKAENPPSMCQPSTSRRIGVKSEPHDDNAGNERTNPSKRLICGVCNLEMPETKFDDHRYAEHIGLARPYGMSQDFSDAEKRRELKRALLLMKQVSCPYCLRIFTSTLGFQYHQSRCEAEVGDSPKHIDCYLCGKQVAAFRAHMKIHLKEERQQLVKMLEETKIISCHYCDSKYSTLTGYIYHKDRCRFSPHPPLAPLLKKSNKRKEECEVCGKKVLVLKSHMKLHERALAKTE, translated from the exons ATGGGGATGCCTTACCAATCTTCTGTTTTCCCAAGGTTTGAGGCCATGGATCGCATAATTCATGACTTGGCTAACAGTTCAGCTCATCTCAATTACACACGATTCCTGGATCTAATAGCTGACCATGAAAGGAACCCCAACCAGCACCCTCACAGTAATTGGAATGGACATCAACCCAGTGAACCTTCTGCTGTTGGTTATGAACTTTCTGCTCCCAAACCAGGACCTTCAGTTGTTTTTCCAACATCGGTAACTGCAGCAGACACTTTGCATGCTGCCAGATCTCTAGCCCTTCATGATACTCCATCTCGCAATGAAACTTCATTTAa AACTCTGTGCTTCACCGAACTTAAAGCAGAAAATCCACCATCGATGTGTCAGCCTTCGACCAGCCGAAGAATCGGTGTTAAATCCGAGCCGCATGATGATAATGCCGGAAACGAACGAACAAATCCTTCCAAAAGG TTGATATGTGGCGTGTGCAATCTAGAAATGCCggaaacaaaattcgatgATCATCGTTATGCAGAACACATAGGACTTGCCAGGCCATATGGCATGTCACAG GATTTTTCGGATGCTGAAAAGAGACGAGAACTAAAGCGCGCATTGCTTTTAATGAAACAAGTATCCTGCCCATATTGTTTGCGTATTTTCACATCAACGCTAGGATTTCAATACCACCAATCCCGTTGTGAAGCTGAAGTTGGTGATTCGCCAAA GCATATAGACTGCTATTTATGTGGAAAACAAGTTGCTGCTTTCAGAGCCCATATGAAAATACACCTAAAGGAAGAAAGACAGCAGTTGGTGAAGATGTTAGAAGAAACCAAAATTATTTCCTGCCATTACTGTGACAGCAAATATTCCACTCTCACTGGATACATCTATCATAAAGATCGGTGCAGATTTTCTCCTCATCCTCCACTCGCTCCGTTATTGAA aaaatctaataaaagaaaagaagagtgTGAGGTCTGTGGCAAAAAAGTATTGGTCTTGAAATCCCACATGAAGCTTCATGAAAGAGCCTTGGCTAAAACTGAGTAA
- the LOC116917072 gene encoding LOW QUALITY PROTEIN: MADS-box MEF2 type transcription factor MIG1 (The sequence of the model RefSeq protein was modified relative to this genomic sequence to represent the inferred CDS: deleted 1 base in 1 codon) — protein sequence MAGVLLLIISLLGKISTQQTFDSMERPLFEGATHPFRSSSRPFLAIDQHIMDSNGLQAKPILVNPHKVSPSLLLIPAPPQSPPQPPPQSPPQPPPQSPPQPPPRSPLQILPLQISPSQILRAVSPNVPLIPQLPESEELPRLSSHLQFPRQPLLPNPPVRTMLAPSSLGVLNQDRIHVEGFQPIERRFIPTKRKRSLVILGDLSASGETEKDDEFLPVEPSARRLSALDLFDNAESEVNNNVVSEGSGAVFQNISRSGYIASTNLRPESGYQASATRLSNGGVKSRNMSKNDMNSRMQQKEAEEESNFILDQEEGSGFGEDLDASANKENVTETPLFGSFLASEEVNEEDNGGVPVKVGSLIDSPTSNPSTVLVTNVKFSTFDQSHTVEPKLPSTRAAEGLFVPTASSNSVPFVRDSKLLRIFKEYAVLIVVCLLGLPAIVVLCYFLNLKRVKRYSGTMDVTPSQTVFHHKKSESRKTICSEENELACSPPTSSSKTPQPPPFSQMVKNTSIDTSWFL from the exons ATGGCGGGAGTGTTACTTCTCATTATTTCGTTGCTCGGAAAAATATCGACGCAGCAAA CATTCGATTCGATGGAACGTCCATTATTTGAAGGTGCAACACACCCTTTCCGATCAAGTTCGCGTCCGTTTCTAGCTATCGATCAGCATATTATGGACTCGAATGGCCTGCAAGCCAAGCCGATTCTTGTGAATCCACACAAAGTTTCACCATCATTGCTGCTGATTCCGGCTCCGCCGCAATCTCCTCCACAGCCTCCGCCACAATCTCCTCCACAGCCTCCGCCACAATCTCCTCCACAGCCTCCGCCTCGTTCTCCATTGCAGATTCTTCCCCTGCAGATTTCTCCATCGCAGATACTGAGAGCTGTTTCCCCGAATGTACCTTTAATTCCACAGCTGCCTGAAAGCGAAGAATTACCGCGTCTATCTTCCCACCTTCAATTTCCAAGGCAGCCATTACTCCCGAACCCGCCAGTGAGGACGATGTTAGCTCCAAGTTCATTGGGTGTTTTAAACCAAGATCGAATTCACGTTGAGGGATTTCAGccaattgaacgaagatttataccaacaaaaaggaaacgcTCATTGGTGATCCTGGGTGATTTGAGTGCCTCTGGTGAAACTGAGAAGGACGACGAATTTTTGCCGGTGGAGCCTTCTGCCCGTAGGTTATCCGCACTAGATTTGTTTGAC AACGCGGAATCTGAAGTCAATAACAATGTGGTCAGCGAAGGCAGTGGTGCAGTTTTTCAGAATATTTCACGTTCTGGCTACATCGCTTCCACAAATCTCCGTCCTGAGTCAGGTTACCAAGCATCTGCCACACGACTTTCAAACGGCGGCGTTAAATCTCGAAATATGTCGAAAAATGACATGAATTCGCGGATGCAACAAAAAGAGGCAGAGGAGGAAAGCAACTTTATTCTGGATCAGGAAGAGGGTTCTGGTTTTGGGGAAGATTTAGATGCGTCggcaaacaaagaaaacgtcACAGAAACACCGTTATTTGGATCTTTCCTTGCATCTGAAGAAGTTAACGAAGAAGACAATGGGGGTGTTCCGGTTAAGGTTGGATCCTTGATAGACTCACCAACTTCAAATCCTTCCACGGTACTCGTCACGAATGTGAAATTTTCCACATTTGATCAATCACACACAGTTGAACCGAAGCTGCCGTCAACCCGAGCTGCGGAAGGACTGTTTGTCCCAACCGCTAGTTCTAATTCCGTTCCTT TTGTTCGTGACAGCAAATTGCTGCGCATTTTCAAGGAATACGCGGTTTTGATTGTTGTGTGCCTATTGGGCCTACCAGCCATTGTAGTTCTCTGCTACTTCCTTAACTTGAAGCGGGTGAAACGATATAGTGGCACAATGGATGTAACACCAAGTCAGACAGTTTTTCATCACAAAAAATCAGAAAG CCGCAAAACCATTTGTTCAGAAGAAAATGAACTAGCCTGCTCACCGCCAACTTCGTCTTCGAAGACTCCTCAACCTCCTCCTTTCTCCCAAATGGTAAAAAATACGTCCATTGATACGAGTTGGTTTCTATAG
- the LOC116917084 gene encoding uncharacterized protein LOC116917084 isoform X3 yields the protein MDRIIHDLANSSAHLNYTRFLDLIADHERNPNQHPHSNWNGHQPSEPSAVGYELSAPKPGPSVVFPTSVTAADTLHAARSLALHDTPSRNETSFKTLCFTELKAENPPSMCQPSTSRRIGVKSEPHDDNAGNERTNPSKRLICGVCNLEMPETKFDDHRYAEHIGLARPYGMSQDFSDAEKRRELKRALLLMKQVSCPYCLRIFTSTLGFQYHQSRCEAEVGDSPKRHIDCYLCGKQVAAFRAHMKIHLKEERQQLVKMLEETKIISCHYCDSKYSTLTGYIYHKDRCRFSPHPPLAPLLKKSNKRKEECEVCGKKVLVLKSHMKLHERALAKTE from the exons ATGGATCGCATAATTCATGACTTGGCTAACAGTTCAGCTCATCTCAATTACACACGATTCCTGGATCTAATAGCTGACCATGAAAGGAACCCCAACCAGCACCCTCACAGTAATTGGAATGGACATCAACCCAGTGAACCTTCTGCTGTTGGTTATGAACTTTCTGCTCCCAAACCAGGACCTTCAGTTGTTTTTCCAACATCGGTAACTGCAGCAGACACTTTGCATGCTGCCAGATCTCTAGCCCTTCATGATACTCCATCTCGCAATGAAACTTCATTTAa AACTCTGTGCTTCACCGAACTTAAAGCAGAAAATCCACCATCGATGTGTCAGCCTTCGACCAGCCGAAGAATCGGTGTTAAATCCGAGCCGCATGATGATAATGCCGGAAACGAACGAACAAATCCTTCCAAAAGG TTGATATGTGGCGTGTGCAATCTAGAAATGCCggaaacaaaattcgatgATCATCGTTATGCAGAACACATAGGACTTGCCAGGCCATATGGCATGTCACAG GATTTTTCGGATGCTGAAAAGAGACGAGAACTAAAGCGCGCATTGCTTTTAATGAAACAAGTATCCTGCCCATATTGTTTGCGTATTTTCACATCAACGCTAGGATTTCAATACCACCAATCCCGTTGTGAAGCTGAAGTTGGTGATTCGCCAAA AAGGCATATAGACTGCTATTTATGTGGAAAACAAGTTGCTGCTTTCAGAGCCCATATGAAAATACACCTAAAGGAAGAAAGACAGCAGTTGGTGAAGATGTTAGAAGAAACCAAAATTATTTCCTGCCATTACTGTGACAGCAAATATTCCACTCTCACTGGATACATCTATCATAAAGATCGGTGCAGATTTTCTCCTCATCCTCCACTCGCTCCGTTATTGAA aaaatctaataaaagaaaagaagagtgTGAGGTCTGTGGCAAAAAAGTATTGGTCTTGAAATCCCACATGAAGCTTCATGAAAGAGCCTTGGCTAAAACTGAGTAA
- the LOC116917084 gene encoding uncharacterized protein LOC116917084 isoform X1, whose translation MGMPYQSSVFPRFEAMDRIIHDLANSSAHLNYTRFLDLIADHERNPNQHPHSNWNGHQPSEPSAVGYELSAPKPGPSVVFPTSVTAADTLHAARSLALHDTPSRNETSFKTLCFTELKAENPPSMCQPSTSRRIGVKSEPHDDNAGNERTNPSKRLICGVCNLEMPETKFDDHRYAEHIGLARPYGMSQDFSDAEKRRELKRALLLMKQVSCPYCLRIFTSTLGFQYHQSRCEAEVGDSPKRHIDCYLCGKQVAAFRAHMKIHLKEERQQLVKMLEETKIISCHYCDSKYSTLTGYIYHKDRCRFSPHPPLAPLLKKSNKRKEECEVCGKKVLVLKSHMKLHERALAKTE comes from the exons ATGGGGATGCCTTACCAATCTTCTGTTTTCCCAAGGTTTGAGGCCATGGATCGCATAATTCATGACTTGGCTAACAGTTCAGCTCATCTCAATTACACACGATTCCTGGATCTAATAGCTGACCATGAAAGGAACCCCAACCAGCACCCTCACAGTAATTGGAATGGACATCAACCCAGTGAACCTTCTGCTGTTGGTTATGAACTTTCTGCTCCCAAACCAGGACCTTCAGTTGTTTTTCCAACATCGGTAACTGCAGCAGACACTTTGCATGCTGCCAGATCTCTAGCCCTTCATGATACTCCATCTCGCAATGAAACTTCATTTAa AACTCTGTGCTTCACCGAACTTAAAGCAGAAAATCCACCATCGATGTGTCAGCCTTCGACCAGCCGAAGAATCGGTGTTAAATCCGAGCCGCATGATGATAATGCCGGAAACGAACGAACAAATCCTTCCAAAAGG TTGATATGTGGCGTGTGCAATCTAGAAATGCCggaaacaaaattcgatgATCATCGTTATGCAGAACACATAGGACTTGCCAGGCCATATGGCATGTCACAG GATTTTTCGGATGCTGAAAAGAGACGAGAACTAAAGCGCGCATTGCTTTTAATGAAACAAGTATCCTGCCCATATTGTTTGCGTATTTTCACATCAACGCTAGGATTTCAATACCACCAATCCCGTTGTGAAGCTGAAGTTGGTGATTCGCCAAA AAGGCATATAGACTGCTATTTATGTGGAAAACAAGTTGCTGCTTTCAGAGCCCATATGAAAATACACCTAAAGGAAGAAAGACAGCAGTTGGTGAAGATGTTAGAAGAAACCAAAATTATTTCCTGCCATTACTGTGACAGCAAATATTCCACTCTCACTGGATACATCTATCATAAAGATCGGTGCAGATTTTCTCCTCATCCTCCACTCGCTCCGTTATTGAA aaaatctaataaaagaaaagaagagtgTGAGGTCTGTGGCAAAAAAGTATTGGTCTTGAAATCCCACATGAAGCTTCATGAAAGAGCCTTGGCTAAAACTGAGTAA
- the LOC116917052 gene encoding LOW QUALITY PROTEIN: general transcription factor 3C polypeptide 2 (The sequence of the model RefSeq protein was modified relative to this genomic sequence to represent the inferred CDS: deleted 1 base in 1 codon): MHNVVIEKENMDGSASLEIAIPKKRGRPKKINLPASPTSPAFSDMREDDDLPLAVPSSKGFVEKIDVEDSLVGKITPIRRSGRPRKATLPATPSSPLHIEKEEESVLTKKKILSSKKHKEITGIEDSLEENVTPKKRGRPKKADLPPTPSSPSCSDNGREGNLPAVRSARQSEPRKKFLVPLLEPTEENCSESLASSKRGRKRKAMSPEDEMTPKSPVKIKTIPNVVCGVCKKEMPQPNFTYHRYSVHYGLARLEGASQVFTEVEKAQQLKKTLEKIKRLSCSKCSTSFTTLLGFQYHQKRCGVDAADLQNMLNECTICGKRVMALTAHMKVHEKKPENAERIKAATVVPAPSPGTKSRRVAAQKAASLLRELKEDLVDGSTQKPLSKAVKLFTEPASSKVTNSIIGAWKKQIDQNSVAQCRYPSCPFSSDNIEILKEHHVQCEIGSRSKCFACLKCDFRSQDRSQILEHALNTHVTEKDDAFELSGGSSSSSSEDTEDDSDAEGGIGRDSDAEDQRLNKKKSVPQNTKNVEKAYGLHSHELQQFKSLSTSQHIPVWLAKFHKRNFTWETSLYEAWTPNVKTCVNLSSHYFPSNEQSVPFARRLVTSGNLFPTKIDVTLERLLRFQSKLQNGTPTFFCGGSIQSASWCPMPAVLDGAAVDRDQYLALSIFHEEHRFRSASQAAFASENLIQIWNCGTLHNTVPPQVAPHLEICVAHNYGRIWSLVWCPSGCYDKERLGLLAAACSDGTIRIFSIPNTSLSTKNINEPSFLRICANVTLRLNTTETSECTSLDWDSTSGHKFIIAGFANGIVALWDLQTKSPLLLRKDGHYPVWSFYAHSSVVTAVSLSPHHSDARFIATASTDRTVKLWDRQDLAVPISWSKRSRVTDIKWRRHWPGVLVCVEDVCALFRSSSMFYDFGYTGNKQALLPQNSVVWSSAENEYLDVIAHCTSAGEIVIYASHLAVFDCDEKKLRKQRILILRTDLIDASARKDIFLNRMQKSYLESSKKAPEVKTETRENPNYSLVFNDVTSSGIRTIGNRKQPPVISVSAENMDVHMPCDDPLTSINKISFNPNLESHTWMCVCGESGLVQLLKINSPSISKVTDCYVKEMNSSYVNS, translated from the exons ATGCACAACGTGGTcatagaaaaggaaaacatggATGGTTCTGCTTCCTTGGAAATAGCTATCCCGAAAAAGCGAGGGAGACCTAAAAAG ATCAATTTACCTGCCAGCCCAACTTCTCCTGCTTTTTCTGACATGAGGGAGGATGATGATCTACCACTAGCAGTTCCATCTTCCAAGGgatttgttgaaaaaataGATGTTGAGGATTCTTTAGTTGGAAAGATAACCCCTATACGACGTTCTGGGCGTCCCAGAAAG GCCACTTTACCAGCCACTCCGTCTTCACCCTTACATATTGAAAAGGAGGAAGAAAGTGTactaactaaaaaaaaaattctgtctTCAAAGAAGCACAAAGAAATTACAGGCATAGAGGATTCTTTAGAGGAAAATGTCACCCCTAAAAAACGTGGACGGCCCAAAAAG GCTGATTTACCTCCGACTCCGTCTTCACCGTCATGTTCTGACAATGGGAGAGAAGGAAATTTACCAGCAGTCAGGTCGGCTAGGCAATCCGAGCCACGGAAAAAATTTCTTGTTCCATTGCTGGAGCCAACTGAAGAAAATTGCTCTGAATCACTAGCATCTAGTAAACGtggaagaaaacgaaaagcCATGTCACCCGAAGATGAAATGACCCCAAAATCTCCTGTAAAGATTAAAACCATACCGAAT GTGGTCTGTGGGGtttgcaaaaaagaaatgccacAGCCAAATTTCACCTACCATCGATACTCTGTACATTATGGGTTGGCAAGGCTAGAAGGAGCGTCCCAA GTATTTACGGAAGTCGAAAAAGCGCAACAGTTGAAAAAAACTCTCGAAAAGATTAAGCGATTGTCTTGTTCCAAGTGCTCTACCAGCTTTACGACATTGTTGGGTTTTCAGTACCATCAGAAACGCTGTGGCGTTGATGCTGCCGATCTTCAAAACAT GTTGAATGAATGTACGATTTGTGGTAAACGGGTAATGGCTTTAACGGCGCACATGAAGGTTCACGAGAAGAAACCAGAAAACGCTGAAAGGATAAAGGCTGCCACAGTAGTACCAGCTCCAAGTCCAGGAACAAAATCTAGAAGGGTCGCCGCTCAGAA agcTGCCTCACTTTTGCGAGAACTCAAGGAAGATCTTGTGGATGGATCAACGCAAAAGCCACTCAGCAAAgcg GTGAAATTGTTCACGGAACCTGCAAGCAGTAAAGTTACGAACAGTATTATTGGAGCTTGGAAGAAACAAATTGATCAAAATTCCGTAGCTCAGTGCCGATATCCAAGCTGTCCTTTT AGCTCGGATAACATTGAGATATTAAAGGAACATCATGTTCAGTGCGAAATCGGTTCACGCTCCAAATGTTTCGCATGCTTGAAGTGCGATTTCCGCTCCCAAGATCGGTCACAAATTCTAGAGCATGCGCTTAATACCCATGTCACAGAAAAAGATGACGCATTTGAACTGAGTGGTGGTAgtagtagcagcagcagcgaaGACACAGAGGACGATTCGGACGCTGAAGGGGGAATCGGACGTGACAGTGACGCCGAGGACCAAAGACTGAATAAAAAGAAGTCTGTTCCTCAGAACACAAAGAATGTAGAAAAAGCCTACGGATTACATTCTCATGAGCTGCAGCAATTTAAGTCTTTATCAACATCACAGCATATTCCAGTTTGGCTCGCGAAATT CCACAAGAGGAATTTCACGTGGGAAACTTCACTGTACGAAGCCTGGACACCGAATGTGAAAACCTGTGTGAACCTTTCGTCACATTATTTCCCATCTAATGAACAATCAGTTCCTTTTGCCCGCCGGTTAGTTACTTCGGGAAATTTATTTCCGACGAAAATTGACGTCACTCTAGAGCGGCTCTTGAGGTTCCAAAGCAAATTGCAGAATG GTACGCCAACGTTTTTTTGTGGAGGGTCCATTCAAAGTGCATCTTGGTGCCCAATGCCTGCAGTCTTAGATGGTGCCGCTGTAGACAGAGACCAGTATTTAGCGTTATCAATATTTCACGAAGAACACCGATTTAGAAGCGCGTCACAAGCTGCGTTTGCCTCCGAGAACCTTATACAAATCTGGAACTGTGGAACTCTTCACAACACCGTTCCCCCTCAAGTTGCCCCACACTTAGAAATTTGTGTCGCACATAACTATGGAAGAATTTGGTCGTTAGTTTGGTGTCCTAGCGGATGCTATGACAAGGAAAGACTGGGCCTGTTAGCGGCTGCTTGTTCCGATGGCACTATACGTATCTTCAGTATTCCAAACACTTCTTTGTCGACCAAAAACATTAA CGAACCTTCGTTTTTACGCATTTGCGCTAATGTCACTCTTCGGTTGAATACGACGGAAACGAGCGAATGTACTTCCCTTGATTGGGATTCTACATCTGGCCACAA gTTCATCATAGCCGGGTTCGCTAATGGTATTGTTGCACTCTGGGACCTACAAACAAAGTCTCCTCTTCTCCTAAGGAAAGACGGCCATTATCCTGTGTGGTCATTTTATGCCCATTCTTCTGTGGTTACTG CCGTGTCACTTTCACCCCACCACAGTGATGCTCGTTTTATAGCAACGGCTTCAACTGACCGTACCGTTAAGCTATGGGATCGTCAAGACCTTGCAGTACCCATAAGCTGGAGCAAACGGTCCCGTGTCACGGATATTAAGTGGAGGCGACATTGGCCTGGCGTACTTGTATGCGTTGAAGACGTTTGCGC attatTCCGATCTTCGTCTATGTTTTATGATTTCGGCTATACGGGAAATAAACAAGCACTTCTTCCTCAGAACTCTGTTGTTTGG TCTTCTGCCGAGAATGAATACCTTGATGTTATAGCCCACTGTACCAGTGCCGGGGAAATCGTGATATATGCTTCACATTTGGCCGTGTTTGATTGTGATGAGAAGAAACTACGAAAACAAAGAATT TTGATATTACGAACGGATCTAATCGATGCGAGTGCGAGGAAAGACATTTTCCTCAATCGGATGCAAAAGAGCTATTTAGAAAGCTCTAAAAAGGCGCCTGAAGTTAAAACGGAAACTCGAGAAAATCCTAACTATTCGCTTGTGTTTAACGATGTCACTTCG tcTGGGATCCGGACAATCGGAAATAGAAAGCAACCCCCTGTGATTAGCGTCTCTGCCGAAAATATGGATGTTCATATGCCTTGCGATGATCCGTTGACATCAATAAATAAG ATCTCCTTTAATCCCAACTTGGAATCACATACTTGGATGTGTGTCTGTGGTGAAAGTGGGTTGGTCCAAttattgaaaattaattccccTTCGATTTCTAAGGTGACAGATTGCTAtgttaaagaaatgaatagctCATATGTTAACAGTTGA